In Thermodesulfobacteriota bacterium, a single genomic region encodes these proteins:
- the queF gene encoding preQ(1) synthase, with amino-acid sequence MQMTPSQKLETFENQYPGREYEIDITCPEFTCVCPKTGQPDFATINIKYVPDRLCIELKSLKLYIFSYRDVGTFHEHVTNKILDDIVEACKPLRAEVTGDFNVRGGIKTVVKASYHKSESGKAGFKQQTN; translated from the coding sequence ATGCAAATGACCCCTTCACAAAAGCTCGAGACGTTCGAAAATCAATACCCCGGCAGGGAATACGAGATCGACATCACCTGTCCCGAATTCACATGCGTGTGTCCCAAGACCGGTCAGCCGGACTTTGCCACGATCAACATCAAATACGTACCCGACCGGCTCTGCATAGAGCTCAAATCGCTCAAGCTCTATATCTTTTCTTACCGTGACGTCGGCACCTTCCACGAGCACGTGACCAATAAAATCCTCGACGACATAGTAGAAGCGTGCAAACCGCTTAGAGCCGAGGTCACCGGAGACTTCAACGTGCGCGGCGGAATCAAGACAGTCGTAAAGGCATCCTATCACAAGAGCGAGAGCGGTAAAGCGGGATTCAAGCAGCAGACGAATTAA
- a CDS encoding ABC transporter permease, giving the protein MNTPVPAYIGRRPMLVKIQITITALIIAVIIGVALAAPYVAPYAYDETDFRNALAKPGGKHLMGTDQEGRDLLSRIIYGSRVSITVALGTALIALIIGTFYGAVSGYMGGKTDEAMMRLVDIFYSLPDLLLIVLITLVIGRGVLGIVLALGLTAWMRVARIVRGSVLQLKGVEFVQSAKSLGASPSRILGYHIIPNILSPLIITLTFAVPYAILAESTLSFLGLGIAPPESSWGTLASTGWQGMRTFPHLIVFPSLAIFITAFSFNLFGEGMRDYLDPQKRGR; this is encoded by the coding sequence TTGAATACTCCCGTCCCGGCGTATATAGGCAGGCGACCGATGCTTGTGAAGATCCAGATCACGATAACCGCGTTGATTATAGCCGTGATAATCGGCGTGGCCCTCGCAGCGCCGTACGTCGCGCCGTACGCATACGACGAGACCGACTTCAGGAACGCGCTCGCGAAGCCCGGGGGCAAACACCTGATGGGCACGGACCAGGAGGGCAGAGACCTCCTCAGCAGGATAATATACGGCTCGAGGGTGTCCATAACCGTCGCACTCGGCACGGCGCTCATCGCGCTGATAATAGGGACGTTTTACGGCGCTGTCTCAGGTTACATGGGCGGGAAGACGGACGAGGCGATGATGAGGCTCGTCGACATATTCTATTCACTCCCCGACCTCCTTCTCATAGTCCTCATTACGCTCGTCATCGGCAGGGGCGTCCTCGGGATCGTGCTCGCGCTCGGCCTCACGGCGTGGATGCGCGTGGCGAGGATCGTGAGGGGGAGCGTCCTCCAGTTAAAAGGGGTCGAATTCGTCCAGTCGGCGAAGAGCCTCGGCGCCTCCCCTTCGAGGATACTCGGCTACCACATCATTCCGAACATACTGAGTCCGCTCATAATAACGCTCACATTCGCGGTGCCCTACGCAATACTCGCGGAATCAACCTTGAGCTTTTTAGGACTCGGCATCGCTCCGCCCGAGTCGAGCTGGGGGACGCTCGCGAGCACGGGATGGCAGGGTATGAGGACATTCCCCCACCTCATAGTATTCCCGAGCCTAGCTATTTTTATTACGGCATTTTCATTTAATCTATTCGGCGAGGGCATGAGGGATTACCTCGATCCGCAAAAAAGAGGGAGGTGA
- a CDS encoding transglycosylase SLT domain-containing protein, translating to MLKTLKKDRPGSGMKPHILLYALSYAALYSAVAISAIFTFHSSARAQINCQSEIYLPAKTDAEDRFKKGYCFIQLGQFQEGVTRLTGLETELPVIADYVIYYQGAGYENLGDLANAAAQFNKVITGYPDSGVRKKTLARLGGIYTESGDYANAERIFRSLYAEESDRELKASSLESLGQALEKEGKYSEAVNTYKQVWVEFPETKSSYSAQKAAKEVGAATGVPFVPTESDYLQRADKLYELSRWSSAAQNYDMVTSLSTDARTRKGIAMVNAGRLNEAENVLSGIDSPESLFWRGKLKSKQGLDGEAASLYTSIHTRFSSSELAPEGLYNAGRLYQINDDFDRAIKTYDLLIRTYPKNSFSEDGAWNLGWIYYKRGMYAEALATFSAFTNSSSAFNAANSRYWKARTLEKQGRRDEARAEYMELAGMTTPTYHSYMAQKKTGYTPAYPNVSPEATTLNPSAAAKKEKAEMLIRLGLPEDARLEIEKMEALANTKEEFVAVSLLYSKVEDYYNSIKVAQDIGLPQANSLSFPRGYRDIVASYAKKYGVDELLVYSVIREESRFQKDVVSPADAVGLMQLIPPTARTVASQIGLSGFTTEMLTIPRINIEMGIFYLSQVLDQFDGDVELALASYNAGPGRAADWKVDFYGLEKDEFIEEIPFRETRNYIRRILRSYGAYKAIYGNSAVAAPVNTAPAENSSPAQSTVTNSPVN from the coding sequence ATGCTGAAGACTCTGAAGAAAGACCGGCCGGGAAGCGGCATGAAGCCGCACATTCTTTTGTATGCGCTTTCGTATGCCGCGCTTTACTCCGCGGTTGCAATATCCGCCATCTTCACTTTTCATTCGTCCGCGCGCGCCCAGATAAACTGCCAGTCCGAAATCTACCTGCCCGCAAAGACGGATGCCGAGGACAGGTTCAAAAAGGGTTACTGCTTCATACAGCTCGGACAGTTCCAGGAAGGCGTGACACGGCTTACCGGTTTGGAAACCGAGCTCCCCGTAATAGCAGACTACGTTATCTATTATCAGGGGGCGGGGTATGAGAACCTGGGCGACCTCGCAAACGCGGCCGCGCAATTCAACAAGGTCATAACCGGTTACCCCGACAGCGGCGTCAGGAAAAAGACCCTCGCTAGGCTCGGCGGCATATACACGGAGTCAGGCGACTACGCCAACGCCGAGCGCATATTCAGGTCCCTCTACGCCGAGGAAAGCGACAGGGAGCTCAAGGCGTCCTCTCTCGAAAGCCTCGGTCAAGCCCTCGAGAAAGAGGGGAAATACTCCGAGGCAGTGAATACTTATAAACAGGTGTGGGTCGAATTCCCCGAGACAAAATCCTCTTACAGCGCGCAGAAAGCAGCAAAGGAGGTCGGTGCTGCCACGGGCGTCCCGTTCGTACCGACCGAATCCGATTACCTCCAGAGGGCAGACAAGCTTTATGAGCTCTCGAGGTGGTCTTCCGCTGCACAGAACTATGATATGGTCACGTCCCTGAGCACTGACGCAAGAACCAGAAAGGGCATAGCCATGGTCAACGCGGGCAGGCTCAACGAAGCCGAAAACGTGCTGAGCGGGATCGATTCCCCCGAGTCCCTTTTCTGGAGGGGAAAGCTCAAATCGAAACAGGGTCTCGACGGGGAAGCCGCATCGCTCTACACCAGTATCCATACCCGATTCTCCTCGAGCGAGCTCGCGCCCGAAGGGCTTTACAACGCGGGGAGGCTCTATCAGATAAACGACGATTTCGACAGGGCGATAAAGACCTACGACCTACTCATAAGGACTTACCCTAAAAACAGCTTCTCAGAGGACGGCGCGTGGAACCTGGGCTGGATATATTACAAACGGGGAATGTATGCGGAAGCGCTTGCAACATTTTCGGCGTTCACCAACTCGTCCTCCGCCTTCAACGCGGCAAACTCGAGGTACTGGAAGGCAAGGACGCTCGAAAAGCAGGGAAGGAGGGACGAGGCGAGAGCCGAGTACATGGAGCTAGCCGGGATGACCACCCCGACATACCACTCTTATATGGCTCAAAAGAAAACGGGGTACACGCCCGCTTATCCGAACGTGAGCCCCGAAGCGACGACGCTCAACCCCTCGGCCGCCGCGAAGAAGGAAAAGGCCGAGATGCTTATCAGGCTCGGACTGCCCGAGGACGCGAGGCTCGAGATCGAAAAGATGGAGGCGCTGGCGAACACCAAGGAGGAATTCGTCGCGGTCAGTCTCCTTTATTCGAAAGTGGAGGATTACTATAACTCCATAAAAGTGGCCCAGGACATCGGGCTCCCCCAGGCCAACAGCCTTTCTTTTCCGCGAGGCTACAGGGACATAGTTGCTTCATATGCGAAAAAATACGGCGTCGACGAGCTGCTCGTCTACTCCGTCATTAGGGAAGAGAGCAGGTTCCAGAAAGACGTCGTCTCCCCCGCAGACGCAGTAGGCCTCATGCAGCTCATCCCCCCCACAGCGAGGACGGTAGCGAGCCAGATCGGGCTGAGCGGCTTCACTACCGAGATGCTGACTATCCCGAGAATAAACATCGAGATGGGCATTTTTTACCTGAGTCAGGTCCTCGATCAGTTCGACGGTGACGTGGAGCTCGCGCTCGCGAGCTATAACGCAGGCCCCGGCAGGGCGGCCGACTGGAAAGTCGATTTCTACGGGCTCGAGAAGGACGAGTTCATAGAAGAGATTCCGTTCAGGGAGACGAGAAACTACATAAGGAGAATATTGAGGAGCTACGGGGCATACAAGGCGATATACGGGAATTCAGCCGTGGCTGCGCCGGTGAATACGGCCCCGGCTGAGAATTCCTCTCCCGCTCAGAGCACGGTGACGAACAGCCCGGTTAATTAG
- the hisH gene encoding imidazole glycerol phosphate synthase subunit HisH, whose amino-acid sequence MIAIVDYGMGNLRSVSKALESQGFTVSVTKDPRDIEKASGLVLPGQGAFGDCVRNLEENGITETIKEFIGSGKPYLGICLGLQVLFEESEESPGVSGLGLLKGRVVRFPSFKEERLKVPHMGWNRIDIRKRSALLEGVPDGSWFYFVHSYYPVPEDESAIAITCKYGLEFTAAVAVDNIFACQFHPEKSSSHGLRLLRNFGLLCGEKAKAAN is encoded by the coding sequence ATGATCGCGATAGTCGATTACGGAATGGGCAATCTGAGGAGCGTTAGCAAGGCGCTCGAGAGCCAGGGTTTTACCGTCAGCGTTACGAAGGACCCCCGCGACATCGAGAAAGCGAGCGGTCTCGTGCTTCCGGGTCAGGGAGCATTCGGTGATTGCGTCAGGAATCTCGAAGAGAACGGCATTACGGAAACAATAAAGGAATTCATCGGGTCGGGGAAGCCTTATCTGGGCATCTGTCTCGGTCTCCAGGTGCTTTTCGAGGAGAGCGAGGAGTCGCCGGGCGTCTCCGGGCTCGGATTGTTGAAGGGCAGGGTCGTCAGGTTCCCCTCCTTTAAAGAAGAGCGGCTGAAAGTCCCGCACATGGGCTGGAACCGGATCGACATAAGAAAGAGATCCGCATTGCTGGAAGGGGTTCCCGACGGGAGCTGGTTCTATTTCGTCCACTCGTATTACCCCGTGCCCGAAGACGAGAGCGCGATAGCCATAACGTGTAAATACGGGCTTGAATTCACAGCGGCAGTAGCGGTGGACAACATCTTCGCCTGCCAGTTCCATCCGGAGAAAAGCAGCTCCCACGGGTTGAGGCTTCTCAGGAATTTCGGCCTTCTCTGCGGGGAGAAGGCAAAAGCCGCAAACTAA
- the hisB gene encoding imidazoleglycerol-phosphate dehydratase HisB translates to MKQRKAKTERVTSEVKVKVDINLDGRGDFEIDTGIPFFNHMLSQLAKHGYFDLKISAEGDLDVDFHHTVEDVGLALGEAFLKALGDKKSIRRFGEAFVPFDETLAFASVDLSGRPYLVYKVKVPKSKVGEFDLELGEEFFKSFSNTLMCNLHIELKYGDNLHHMIEAIFKAVGRALDNATRIDPRSSGIPSTKGKL, encoded by the coding sequence ATGAAACAAAGAAAAGCGAAAACCGAAAGGGTTACGTCGGAGGTCAAGGTCAAGGTCGATATCAACCTCGACGGCAGGGGCGATTTTGAAATAGACACCGGGATACCGTTCTTTAACCACATGCTCTCCCAGTTAGCCAAGCACGGTTATTTCGACCTTAAAATAAGCGCCGAGGGCGACCTCGACGTGGACTTCCACCACACGGTCGAGGACGTGGGGCTCGCCCTCGGGGAGGCGTTCCTCAAGGCGCTCGGCGACAAGAAGTCGATTAGAAGATTCGGGGAGGCTTTCGTGCCGTTCGACGAGACGCTCGCTTTCGCCTCCGTCGACCTCAGCGGTAGGCCCTATCTCGTCTACAAGGTCAAGGTGCCTAAAAGCAAGGTGGGCGAATTCGACCTCGAGCTCGGGGAAGAGTTCTTCAAGTCCTTCTCGAACACTCTCATGTGCAACCTCCACATAGAGCTCAAGTACGGCGACAACCTCCACCACATGATCGAGGCTATCTTCAAGGCGGTCGGCCGGGCGCTCGACAACGCTACGAGGATCGACCCTAGGTCGTCCGGCATTCCTTCCACCAAAGGGAAACTCTGA
- the ybeY gene encoding rRNA maturation RNase YbeY, which yields MKISISDETGGLGGAYKTRLRKIAGAVLEDMGLPSGTELSLSFINDGRMRELNRDWRNIDRTTDVLSFPQEGGPDYTILGDIVISLDTAERHSIKYGGTLHDELKKLIVHGVLHLLGYDHKKKREKEIMREMESLLLSSVKDF from the coding sequence ATGAAGATCTCGATCTCGGACGAAACGGGCGGGCTCGGAGGCGCGTACAAGACCCGGCTCAGGAAGATCGCGGGCGCGGTGCTCGAGGATATGGGACTGCCCTCAGGGACCGAGCTTTCCCTTTCGTTTATAAACGACGGGAGAATGAGGGAGCTCAACCGGGACTGGAGGAATATTGACCGCACGACGGACGTTCTTTCTTTCCCGCAGGAGGGCGGCCCGGACTATACAATCCTCGGCGATATCGTTATCTCTCTCGACACGGCGGAAAGACACAGCATCAAATACGGCGGCACACTCCACGACGAGCTCAAGAAGCTCATCGTCCACGGCGTGCTCCATCTCCTCGGATACGACCATAAAAAGAAAAGGGAAAAAGAAATAATGCGGGAAATGGAATCCCTACTCCTGTCGTCTGTAAAGGACTTCTGA
- a CDS encoding hemolysin family protein, protein MSLELLIVIIALSLLIQGFFAGSEIALISCDKVRMKVLADRGSKSAKLVMSAFSEIERFISTTLVGINLSLITSTIIMTFYIHHRFGSGKEYYTVLILSPLIVIFGQVVPKAVFQKKRDTIILWSIYPLWLASKIFYPILIVVNIFTKKILTLIGSTENTFITREELIGVIEGDTSIPKVDYKERIIKRIFRFSETTVDEIMIPLIHVSALSDEAKVGDAVRMIKETGYSRIPLYSHRVDNITGMLHSFYLIGADPNDRVKNFSRPPFYVPESKLVDELLDEMKEGRAGMAVVVDEYGGAVGVITLEDIIEEIVGEIEDEYDKGIKLWRKMGEGEYLVNPKIEIDVINDDLGLGIPESIDYETLGGFLLSESGSIPKTGDKIKLKNCVFTITRATTRSIDEVKLVITKKK, encoded by the coding sequence TTGTCGCTTGAGCTGCTGATCGTGATAATCGCGCTCTCGCTCCTGATACAGGGCTTTTTCGCGGGCTCCGAGATAGCGCTCATTTCGTGCGACAAGGTCAGGATGAAGGTGCTCGCCGACAGGGGCTCGAAGAGCGCGAAGCTCGTAATGAGCGCGTTCTCCGAGATCGAGCGGTTTATCAGCACGACTCTCGTGGGGATTAACCTGTCCCTGATAACGAGCACCATAATAATGACTTTTTATATCCATCACAGGTTCGGGAGCGGAAAGGAATACTACACCGTTCTTATCCTGTCGCCCCTTATCGTCATATTCGGTCAGGTGGTGCCGAAGGCGGTGTTCCAGAAAAAAAGGGATACGATAATCCTCTGGTCCATATATCCGCTGTGGCTAGCGTCCAAGATTTTTTATCCCATCCTGATAGTCGTGAACATTTTCACGAAGAAGATACTGACGCTGATAGGCAGCACGGAGAACACATTCATAACGAGGGAAGAGCTTATAGGCGTCATAGAGGGCGACACGTCGATTCCTAAGGTGGACTACAAGGAAAGGATCATAAAGAGGATTTTCAGGTTCTCCGAGACTACGGTAGACGAGATAATGATCCCGCTCATACACGTGAGCGCGCTCAGCGACGAGGCGAAGGTCGGCGACGCCGTGCGCATGATCAAGGAAACCGGCTACTCGAGGATCCCCCTTTACAGCCATAGAGTGGACAATATCACGGGCATGCTCCACTCTTTTTATCTAATCGGGGCCGACCCGAACGACAGGGTGAAAAACTTCTCGCGGCCGCCTTTCTATGTGCCCGAATCCAAGCTCGTCGACGAGCTGCTCGACGAAATGAAAGAGGGCAGAGCGGGAATGGCGGTTGTAGTGGACGAGTACGGGGGCGCGGTCGGGGTGATAACGCTCGAGGATATTATAGAAGAAATCGTCGGCGAGATAGAGGACGAGTACGATAAGGGGATCAAGCTCTGGAGGAAGATGGGCGAGGGCGAGTATCTCGTGAACCCGAAAATCGAGATAGACGTGATAAACGACGACCTCGGCCTGGGCATCCCGGAGAGCATAGATTATGAAACCCTGGGCGGCTTCCTCTTATCTGAATCGGGCTCGATACCGAAAACCGGTGATAAGATCAAGCTCAAGAACTGCGTGTTTACTATCACCAGGGCGACTACCAGGTCCATCGACGAAGTGAAGCTGGTTATAACGAAGAAAAAATAG
- a CDS encoding hemolysin family protein, translating to MDDVPLSYNFLLIILLLLLSGFFSTSEGALFSLGRHQRERLRKEGRKSSKLIEKLLHEPYKLIITILFADEVVNVAYTSVIGLTVNEFLQGYSENFITILSIAIASPSLLLLGEIGPKTLGVKYPRIIAGIISYPLHLFHLLITPVRWVLVILSIGFTRVLGGKIEYEHSKEFTPEEVKVLVGLGSEEGVITDIEKKLVGSLFKLEEVPAYKIMTPSIDCFLLPANLSRKDAVYEIKKRGFSRTPVYEGDKDNIIGVLYAKDLLSYDLADDTILKNILKPPYFIPRTKMAFDLLKELQHERKHIAIVVDEYGRFDGLVTMEDILEELFGEIEDERRVVKQPQVRWDGESLIIPGSMKIEEFNDTFLFTVLRFGGLENLGDELEQSILPAQEDHETVAGFIFDMFGKFPDEGDSVSHGSLVFLVNKVSGKRITEIKVQRMREEVAVVA from the coding sequence ATGGACGACGTACCGTTAAGTTATAATTTTTTGTTAATTATTCTGCTGCTTCTGCTCTCGGGCTTTTTCAGCACATCCGAGGGGGCGCTTTTTTCTCTGGGCAGGCATCAGCGTGAAAGGCTCCGAAAAGAGGGACGTAAGAGCTCAAAGCTCATAGAGAAGCTGCTCCACGAGCCGTATAAGCTCATAATAACGATCCTCTTCGCCGACGAAGTCGTAAACGTCGCTTATACGAGCGTCATCGGTCTTACGGTTAATGAATTCCTGCAGGGTTACTCTGAAAATTTCATTACTATTTTATCTATAGCGATCGCCTCACCGAGCCTCCTTCTTCTGGGCGAGATAGGACCAAAGACACTCGGCGTAAAGTATCCGAGGATCATCGCCGGTATCATTTCATACCCGCTTCATCTGTTCCACCTTCTGATTACACCCGTGAGATGGGTACTCGTGATACTGTCTATAGGGTTCACCAGGGTATTGGGCGGAAAGATCGAGTACGAGCACAGTAAGGAATTTACGCCCGAGGAGGTCAAGGTCCTGGTGGGACTCGGCAGCGAGGAAGGCGTGATCACGGACATAGAGAAAAAGCTCGTCGGCAGCCTCTTCAAGCTCGAGGAGGTCCCCGCGTATAAAATAATGACCCCGAGCATCGACTGCTTCCTCCTGCCCGCAAACCTCTCGCGGAAGGATGCCGTGTACGAAATCAAGAAGAGGGGATTTTCGAGGACTCCCGTTTATGAAGGGGATAAGGACAACATCATAGGCGTGCTTTATGCCAAAGACCTGCTCTCTTACGATCTCGCGGACGACACGATACTCAAAAACATCCTGAAGCCGCCTTATTTTATTCCGAGAACGAAAATGGCGTTCGATTTGCTGAAAGAACTCCAGCACGAGCGTAAGCACATAGCTATAGTCGTCGACGAGTACGGCCGGTTCGACGGCCTTGTGACCATGGAAGACATACTCGAAGAACTCTTCGGCGAGATCGAGGACGAGAGGAGGGTGGTCAAACAGCCGCAGGTCAGGTGGGACGGCGAATCCCTGATAATACCGGGCAGCATGAAGATAGAGGAATTTAACGATACGTTCCTCTTTACGGTCCTCAGGTTCGGCGGACTCGAAAACCTGGGCGATGAGCTCGAGCAGTCCATACTGCCCGCGCAGGAGGACCACGAGACCGTAGCCGGGTTTATATTCGATATGTTCGGGAAGTTCCCCGACGAAGGGGACAGCGTTTCGCACGGGAGCCTGGTTTTTCTCGTCAATAAGGTATCGGGCAAGAGGATTACCGAGATTAAGGTTCAGAGGATGAGGGAGGAGGTGGCCGTTGTCGCTTGA
- the thiL gene encoding thiamine-phosphate kinase yields MINELSALRLIEEQFPSASNCVEAGIGDDAAALKVSPGKLLLATTDCQVEDVHFLKAGISPDELARKSVAVSVSDIGAMGGVPKFILASLGFSKNEGEGFLRELIKGFKTAEQEFGVKLVGGNLSSSEKLFLDVTTLGEVEPEYIVRRSGALPGDAIYVSGTLGDSALGLKLLMDGRNSDVYSYLTGRHKHPTPRLALGRRLALSGAVTSMIDVSDGLLLDLERITVEQGAGARLHLSRIPVSREYSERISDYTSDFYDTALSGGEDYELLFTSHAARRQEVQEISGALDIQITEIGEVTAEPVLTVLGPDGNEISIKRKGFIHFGN; encoded by the coding sequence ATGATAAACGAACTTAGCGCTCTTCGTCTCATCGAAGAGCAGTTTCCGAGCGCATCGAACTGCGTCGAGGCGGGGATTGGCGACGACGCAGCCGCATTGAAGGTGAGTCCGGGGAAGCTGCTCCTCGCGACTACGGACTGCCAGGTCGAGGACGTCCATTTCCTGAAAGCCGGTATTTCCCCCGATGAGCTTGCGAGAAAATCGGTCGCGGTTTCGGTGAGCGATATCGGAGCCATGGGCGGGGTGCCGAAGTTCATCCTCGCGTCGCTCGGATTCTCGAAGAACGAGGGCGAGGGATTCCTGAGGGAGCTGATAAAGGGGTTCAAGACCGCCGAGCAAGAGTTCGGAGTGAAGCTCGTTGGGGGGAACCTGAGCTCGTCGGAAAAGCTCTTTCTGGACGTAACGACGCTCGGCGAGGTGGAGCCTGAATACATTGTCAGAAGGAGCGGCGCTTTACCCGGGGATGCGATATACGTGAGCGGGACGCTCGGGGATTCCGCGCTCGGGTTGAAGCTTCTCATGGACGGAAGGAATTCCGATGTATACTCCTATTTAACCGGGAGACACAAACACCCGACGCCGAGACTTGCTCTCGGCAGGAGGCTTGCCTTAAGCGGAGCGGTTACTTCGATGATCGACGTTAGCGACGGACTCCTGCTCGACCTCGAGCGCATAACCGTCGAGCAGGGCGCGGGGGCGAGGCTTCATCTGAGCCGGATTCCGGTCTCCCGCGAGTACTCGGAGCGTATTTCTGATTATACAAGCGATTTTTATGACACTGCATTGAGCGGGGGGGAAGATTACGAGCTGCTCTTCACGTCGCATGCCGCACGGAGGCAGGAAGTACAGGAAATCTCAGGCGCTCTCGATATACAAATAACGGAGATTGGCGAGGTGACGGCGGAACCCGTGCTCACCGTGCTCGGTCCGGATGGTAATGAAATCAGTATAAAAAGGAAGGGATTCATTCACTTCGGTAATTAA